A genomic segment from Spinacia oleracea cultivar Varoflay chromosome 3, BTI_SOV_V1, whole genome shotgun sequence encodes:
- the LOC110791753 gene encoding putative clathrin assembly protein At4g40080 translates to MGLLGDIIGKVKDKASIGKAALLSRNHNTAALRLTVLRATSHEADTPPPETHLAAILAAGDGPRTAAAVVIDVLMRRLHKTSSSAVAIKCLLSLHVIVRRGNFILHDQLSVYPATGGRNYLKLSDFRDTSSPTTWELSTWIRWYGKYLEQILSSSRVLGYFLFSTSCSLEREKATEIIASLLCKDLLREIDALINVLEEICKCPDIVHLEGNKLLIEVMGLVGEDYFTTVDEIVIRVEEFKERLSCLSFVDSVELVCALKRLDDCKERLGTLFEVNGSGLVDDLWVLVSEMKDKVGEVKGFKEEKMVLSWGRFESARFGERVKPQDSVQFASNRFAFQFAYGELVR, encoded by the coding sequence ATGGGACTCTTAGGTGACATAATAGGCAAGGTAAAAGACAAAGCATCAATAGGCAAAGCCGCCCTCCTCTCCCGCAACCACAACACGGCGGCGTTACGCCTCACAGTCCTACGCGCCACCAGCCACGAAGCCGACACACCACCACCAGAAACCCACCTCGCCGCCATCCTCGCTGCGGGGGACGGTCCACGCACGGCGGCAGCGGTAGTCATCGACGTCCTCATGCGCCGCCTACACAAAACCTCCTCCTCCGCCGTGGCAATCAAGTGTCTTTTATCACTCCACGTCATCGTCCGACGTGGCAACTTCATATTACACGACCAACTCTCCGTGTACCCGGCGACAGGGGGGCGGAACTACTTAAAGTTGTCGGATTTTAGGGATACATCGTCTCCGACAACATGGGAGTTGTCCACGTGGATAAGGTGGTACGGTAAGTACCTCGAACAAATCCTGTCTAGTTCGAGGGTACTTGGGTACTTTCTCTTTTCGACGTCTTGTAGTTTAGAGCGCGAAAAAGCGACGGAAATTATTGCGTCGCTTTTATGTAAAGATTTGTTACGAGAAATCGACGCTTTAATCAATGTTCTAGAAGAAATCTGTAAGTGTCCAGATATTGTTCATTTGGAAGGGAACAAGTTGTTGATTGAAGTTATGGGTTTAGTAGGGGAAGACTATTTTACTACGGTTGATGAGATTGTGATCCGAGTTGAGGAGTTTAAGGAACGGCTGAGTTGCCTCAGTTTTGTTGACTCGGTCGAGTTGGTTTGTGCACTAAAAAGGTTGGATGATTGTAAAGAGAGATTGGGTACTTTGTTCGAGGTTAACGGGTCGGGTTTGGTTGATGATTTGTGGGTTTTGGTGAGTGAGATGAAGGATAAGGTTGGTGAAGTTAAAGGGTTTAAAGAGGAGAAGATGGTGCTTAGTTGGGGTAGGTTCGAGTCGGCTCGGTTCGGGGAACGGGTTAAGCCGCAAGACTCGGTTCAGTTTGCTTCTAACCGGTTTGCGTTTCAGTTTGCTTATGGTGAGCTTGTCCGATGA